GCCGGCGCTGGTCGTGGCAACCACCCGGGCCGCGCGTGATCGCGGGTTGAACGCCGGCGCGTTGGTCCGCGAGGGCGCCGGCGTGCTGGGCGGCAATGGCGGTGGCAAGCCTGACCTCGCCCAGGGCGGCGGCACCGATGCCGGCAAGGCCGACGAGGCGCTGCGCACGGTGGAATACGCCATTGGCCATGTCGTCCAGGGCTGAGGAACCGATCGACCCCGACCCCGGCCCGGAGCACACCTGGCGCCCCGGCGTCAGGTTGTGCCTGGACTGGGGCAAGGCCCGCATCGGGGTCGCCGCCTGCGACCGTGACGGCCTGCTGGCCTATCCGGTCGAGACGGTGGCGAACGGATCGGGCACGATGAAGCGGTTGAAGGCGCTGGTGGACGAGTACGAGCCCTTCGAGATCATCATGGGCATGCCCACCGACCTGCGCGGTCGGCAGGGGATCGCCGCCTCAGCCATGATCGACAACGCCCGCCGTGTCACGCGGGCGTTGCACCGCGACGTGCGATTGGTCGACGAACGACTCACCACGGCCGCCGCGACACGTAGGCTGGCTGCGGCGGGCCGTGATTCGCGGCACCGTCGATCGGTGATTGACCAGGCGGCCGCAGTGGCCATCCTGGAGCAGGCCATCGAGATGGAAAAGAGATCCGGGCACGCGCCGGGAGAACTGGTGAGTCACGAGACGGAGGAATCGCAAGGTGGCGGGACCCAAGCGGGCGGCTGACGAGGACGCCGAGGACCTGTATCTTCCCGCGAGCCGTGGCGAGGAACCCGAACCGATCCGATCCGGGGCGGCCACCGAGGGGCCCCATGGCCCGGCGGCATCCGGTGGGGAACAACCTCCCCTCATTACGATGACGCGGGACTACCACCGCACGCCGGGATCGTGGCTGAAGTCGGTGATCGCCGTGCTCGTGAGCCTGGCGGTGATCGGCGGTGGTGGCTTCCTGATCTACCACAAGGTCACCGAATATCAGGGCGCCGATTACACCGGTGCCGGGCAGAGCGACGTCACGGTGACGGTGAAGTCGGGTGAATCGGTGTCGCAGATGGGCGACCTGCTGGTGGCCGAGGACGTGGTGGCCTCCCGCAATGCCTTCATGCGCGCCGCCAAGAAGGAGAAGCGCACCAACAACATCCAGGCCGGCACCTACAAGATGAAGACCCGGATGCCCGCGGCCGACGTCGTCGCAGTGCTCGTCGATCCGTCGAACATCGTCAACAATCGCTTCACGGTTCCGGAGGGCCTGCGCAACACCCACGTGCTGGAACAGGTGAGCTCGGCCACCGGCATCGCGCTGGGACAACTGACCGCGGCCTCCAAGGATCCCTCGCTGCCGGTGCCGTCCTATGCCCAGGGCAGTTCCGAGGGCTTCCTGTTCCCCGACACCTACACCTTCGAGCCCGACTTCACCGCGTCCCAGGTGCTGACCCGGATGGTCGATCGGTTCAACCAGGTGGCCGCTGACGAGAACCTGGAGAAGCGTGCGGCTGCGGCCGGTCGGTCGCCCCATGATGTGTTGGTGGTGGCCAGCATCATCGAGCGGGAGACCTCCGACCACAAATATGCCCCGCTCGTGGCCGAGGTGATCTACAACCGGCTCGCCCAGGGCATGCGGCTGCAATCGGACGCCACGGTTGCCTACGCCAACAACCTGGAGGGCAAGGTCACCACCACCGACGAGGAGCGGGGGCTCAACTCGCCCTACAACACCTACATGGTCGACGGGCTCCCGCCGACGCCGATCTCCAATCCCGGCAAGGCTGCCATCGATGCGGCGCTGGCGCCGGCGAGCGGCGACTATCTCTACTTCGTCACGGTGAACCTCGACACGGGGGAGACCAAGTTCGCCTCGGATTCGGCGGGTCACGACCAGAACGTCAAGGAGTTCCAGACCTGGTGCCAGGCCAACTCGGATCACTGCAAGTAGAACAACACTGCAAGTAGAAGAACAGGGCACGCAGCAGAACCGGGCAGCTCGAAGAACAGGGCACCTGGGAAACCCGACCCGGCGCGGGCCACGGACGCGATCGCGGGACGGGCAGCGCAGCTGGGATAATGGGAGCCATGTTGCGCTATCTCACCGCTGGTGAATCCCACGGCCGTGCCCTCGTCTCGACAATGGACGGCCTGCCGGCCCATGTGCGCATCTCCACGGCAGACCTGCAGACCGCACTGGCACGTCGCCGGCTGGGTGCCGGGCGGGGCGCCCGCATGAAGTTCGAGGCCGATGAGGTCACGATGCTCGCCGGGGTGCGCCACGGCGAGACGCTGGGTTCCCCGATCGCCGTGATGATCGGCAACACGGAATGGCCCAAGTGGGAACAGGTCATGAGCCCCGATCAGGTCGACCCCGAGGTCCTGGCCTCGCTGGCGCGCAATGCGAAGCTCACCCGTCCGCGTCCGGGTCACGTCGACCTCGCCGGGATGCAGAAATACGACTGGGACGAGGCGCGCCCCGTGCTGGAACGGGCAAGCGCCCGCGAGACCGCGGCGCGGGTGGTGCTGGGTGAATTCGCCAAGCAGTTCCTGGCCCAGGGCTTCGGCATCACCGTGCTCAGCCATGTGGTGCAGATCGGTCAGGTCAGGGCCCACGTCGCCGAACCGCCGCGGATGGCCGACCTGGCGCACATCGATGACGATCCGGTGCGCTGCCTCGACCGCGAGGCGAGCGCTGCCATGCAGGCCGAGATCGAGCAGTGCCGCAAGGACGGCGACACCCTCGGCGGGGTCGTCGAAGTACTCGCCTGGGGCTGCCCGCCCGGGCTGGGCTCCATGCGTGAGGGGGACACCCGTCTGGACGCACGGTTGGCGAGCGCCCTGATGGGCATCCAGGCGATCAAGGGCGTGGAGATCGGCGACGGCTTCGACCTCGCCTCGGTGCGCGGCAGTCAGGCGCACGACGAGATCGAGCCCGGGCCCCACGGCATCCGGCGCATCAGTGGTCGCGCCGGGGGCACCGAGGGGGGCATCAGCACCGGTGAGGTGCTGCGCGCCCGCGCCGCCATGAAGCCGATCGCCACCGTTCCCCGCGCCCTGCGCACCCTGGACGTCACCACCGGTGAGGCCACGACCGCCCACAACCAGCGCTCCGACGTCTGTGCGGTGCCCGCCGCCGGGGTCGTCGCGGAGGCGATGATGGCCCTTGTGGTGGCACAGGCCTGCCTGGAGAAGTTCGGCGGCGACTCGCTGTCCGAGACGCGGCGCAACTACCTGGCCTACCTCAAGCGCCTGCGCGATCGTGGACTGGGCGTGGCCGAATCCCTATGAGCCACCCAACGCCACGACCCCGCAAGCAGCCCGGGGTCATTCGACAGGTCATCCTCGTGGGATTGCCCGGCGTCGGAAAGACCACGGTCGGGCACCTGCTCGCCCGCCGACACGGCCTGGACTTCGTGGATGTCGACGATTTCCTCGAGCGGCAGCAGGGCATGACCGTGGCCGAGATCTTCGCCCAACAGGGGGAGCAGGCCTTCCGTGACCTCGAGGCGCAGGCAACCGCCGAATTGCTCGACGACGCGGGCGTCATCGCGCTGGGCGGGGGAGCAGTCGTCAACCCCGTGGTCCGTGGCGCCCTGGCCGGGCGATGCGTGGTCTGGTTGACCGCCTCGGTGGCACAGGGCGTGGAACGTATCGGCCAGACGACACACCGCCCGCTGATGCGCGGCGATGTGTCCTCGACCCTTGAGCGACTGCGCCACGAACGAGAGCACTTCTATGCCCAGGTGGCTCGTCATCGGGTCGATACCGATGCACGCCCCGCTGGCGAGGTGGCCGATCAGGTGGCCGCCCTCGTCGGGCTCGATGGAGAGGAAGCACCCATGACCGTCGCCCATTTCGCCACGGACCGTCCCTATGACGCCCGGATCCGACCGGGCGCGCTCGACGACCTCACAACCCATCTCGGGGGTGCCACGAAGGTGGCGATCTTCTTCCCCGAGGTCCTGGGTGGGGCCGCCGCGCGTGCATCTGACGTGGTGCGTGCCGCCGGTGCCGAACCCACCATGATCGAGCTGCCCGAGGGGGAGCAGGCCAAGACGCCGGTCGTGCTGGCCGACTGCTGGGGACGGCTGGCCGACGCCGGCCTGACCCGCACCGACCTTGTCATCGGGATCGGGGGCGGCGCCACCACCGACCTGGCCGGCTTCGTGGCGGCCACCTGGCTGCGGGGCATCCGGTGGATCAGCGTCCCGACCACCGTGCTGGCGATGGTTGACGCCGGCATCGGGGGAAAGACCGGAGCAGACCTTCCCCAGGGGAAGAACCTGATCGGAGCCTTCTGGGAACCCTCGGTGGTGCTCGAGGACACCGACCTGCTGGTCGGCCTACCCGCCCGCCAGGTGCGCAGCGGCCTGGCCGAGGTGATCAAGCACGGGTTCATCGCCGACGAACGCACCCTTGAGCTCGTGAGCGGTGACCCGGCACAGGCCCAGGACGTCACCAGTGGGCGGCTCGCCGAGCTGATTGCCCGTTCGGTGCAGGTGAAGGCGCGCGTGGTGTCATCCGACCTCCGCGAATCCACCTCGGTCGGTGATGACGTCGGACGCGAGCAGTTGAACTACGGACACACCCTGGGCCACGCCATCGAGGCCGCCGAGCACTTCACCAGGCCCCACGGGGAATGCGTGGCGCTCGGCATGGTCTTCGCAGCGGAGCTGGCCCACCGGGTGATCGGGCTGGACGAGGCCACCGTGGCGCGCCATCGCCGGGTGCTGGGTTCGGTCGGGCTGCCCACCAGCTACCACGGGGTTGCCTGGCCGGCGCTGCACGAACTGATGATGCGGGACAAGAAGACGCGTGGCTCGGTGCTGCGCTTCGTCGGGCTGCGGGCACAGGGCGAGCCGACCATCATCGTCGACCCCGATCCGCAGGCCCTCCGGGGCGCGTGGCAGGCCCTGACCGCAACCACCGACTGAACCGTCACCGGACCCGTCTGCAGGGGTCCGGTGACCGGACGGGGGTCCATGCCCGTCCGGGCCGATCCGGGTATCGGTGACATTCGGGTAGAATGGCTGGTCGCGGCCTCATGCCGCCCATGATCAACGGACGCAGCGGTGTCCGAGACCCACCCGCCATGACGAAAGGCTGTTACGTGGCAACGACGAACGACATCAAGAACGGCACAGTGCTGAACCTGGATGGTCAGCTGTGGCAGGTGCTGTGGTTCCAGCACCACAAGCCCGGCAAGGGCAATACCGTCGTTCGCACCAAGATCAAGAATGTGCTCAACGGCAAGGTCGTCGACCGCACCTTCCCGGCGGATACCAAGATCGAGATGGCGCAGGTCGACCGTCGCGACATGCAGTACCTCTACGACGATCCCAGCGGCTATGTGTTCATGGACACTGACAACTACGAGCAGCTGACCATTCCCGCCGACGTGATCGGTGATGACAAGGACTACCTGCTCGAGGGCATGATCGTCACCGTCGCCACCAACGAGGGCACGCCGCTCTACATCGACCTGCCGGCCAGCGTGGAACTCGAGGTCACCTACACCGAGCCCGGCCTGCAGGGCGATCGCTCCACCGGCGGCAACAAGCCCGCCACCGTGGAGACCGGCAAGACCGTGCAGGTGCCGCTGTTCATCACCACCGGCGAGAAGATCAAGGTCAGCACCGACGACGGTGGCTACCTCGGCCGCGTGCAGAGCTGATGAGCCAACCCGACGACGAGATCATCCCGCTGGCACACGGAGAGCACCCCCCGGTGCCCGACGCGGTGAAGATCGCGAGCACCGACTTCGCGGAGGCCCACCACTCCACGCGCACCAAGGCCCGCAAGCAGGCGCTCGACGTGCTGTTCCAGGCCGACCTGCGCAACGAGGCGGTCCATCGCACCATGGCGCGGCGCACCGAGCAGGGGGAGCCCGCGCTACGGGACTTCACCCGACAGATCCTCGACGGCTATTCGGAGCACGGCCACGAGATCAACGAGCACATCGATCGGGCCCTGACCGGTGACTGGACCCTGGAGCGCATGTCGCGGGTCGATCGGAACCTGGCCCGGATCGCCGTGTGGGAGCTCGACTTCACCACGATCGACCTCAAGGTTGCGATCAGCGAGGCCATGGAACTGGCGAACGAGCTGAGCAACGACGAATCGGTCACCTTCCTCAATGGCCTGCTGGCCCGCATCGCCGAAGAACGGCCGGCCATCCCGACGGCCCCGGGTGCCGGGGTCCCCGATGCGGGACCCGTCGAACCAGCCGGTGACGCCTCTGCCGAGCCCGCTGACAACGGCGCGGTTGCCGAGCAGGACAGCGAGAACATCGGCCAATGAGCCATGGATGGGTTGACGTCGAGGTGTCGATCCATTTCCTTTTCCGGTCCGTTCGGGCCGGCATTCTGCAGACCACGGATGAGTCTGGGCGAGCCCGGCCGGCTGATAAGCTCAACGACGGATATCCGGCCTCGGCCTGCGTACTCAATCCTGCCCGTCGGGGCGGGGAAGGACGGTCATGAGCGCGAACGACAACAGCGCGATCTTGGTTCTCGAGGACGGCAGGTCTTTCACCGGCCGCGCCTTCGGGGCCATTGGTGAGACTTTCGGCGAAGCGGTGTTCTCCACCGGCATGTCCGGTTACCAGGAGACCCTCACCGACCCCAGCTACTACCGACAGGTGGTCGTGGCGACGGCACCCCATATCGGCAACACCGGGTGGAACGACGAGGATGACGAATCCTCCCGCATCTGGGTTTCGGGCTATGTCGTGCGCGACCCCTCCCGGATGCCCAGCAACTGGCGTTCGGCCAGGCCGCTGGATGAGGAGCTGGAGGCCCAGGGGATCGTCGGCATCTGCGACATCGACACCCGCGCCCTGACCCGACACCTGCGCGAGCGGGGTGCCATGCGCGTCGGCATCAGTTCGGTGGACACCGACGTGGCGACGCTGCTCGCCCGCGTCCAGGGTTCCCCCCAGATGGCGGGAGCCGATCTGGTGGGCTATGTCACCACCGACAAGCCCTATGTGGTGCCCGCGGTGGGCGAGAAGAAGTTCACCGTGGCCGCGATCGACCTGGGGATCAAGCGCATGACCCCCCGTCGCATGACGCAGCGCGGCATGGAGGTGCACATGCTGCCCGCCACCGCGACCTGGGCCGATGTGGTCGCCACCGGGGCTGACGGATTGTTCTTCAGCAACGGGCCGGGTGACCCCTCGACGCTCACCTCCCCCGTGGAGCTGTGCCGCACGGCGCTGGCCGAGCAGATGCCACTGTTCGGCATCTGCCTGGGCAACCAGATCTTCGGACGCGCGCTGGGCTTCGGCACCTACAAGCTCAAGTACGGCCACCGCGGGATCAACCAGCCGGTCCTGGACCGGGCCACGAACCGCATCGACATCACCGCCCACAACCACGGCTTCGCGGTGGACGCGCCGCTCGGCGTGGACACGACCACGCCGTTCGGTGAGGTCGCCGTGTCCCACGTCTGCCTCAACGACGACGTGGTCGAGGGCCTCAGCCTGACGCGCGATGGGCGCACCCGGGCCTTCTCGGTGCAGTACCACCCCGAGGCGGCCGCCGGCCCGCACGATGCCAGCTATCTGTTCGACCGTTTCGCCGACATGATGGCCGCCCATCGTGGCGACGACCCGGCGATCAACACACATGTCAACCAGAGCAACGCGGGAGAGCAGAACTGATGCCCAAGCGCACCGACATTTCGTCCATCCTGGTCATTGGTTCCGGCCCGATCGTCATCGGCCAGGCCGCTGAATTCGACTATTCGGGCACGCAGGCCTGCCGGGTGCTGCGCGAAGAGGGCTATCGCGTCATCCTGGTCAATTCCAACCCGGCAACGATCATGACCGATCCGGAGTTCGCCGACGCCACCTATGTGGAGCCGATCACCCCCGAATTCGTCGAGAAGGTGATCGCTGCCGAGAAGCCCGATGCGCTCCTGGCCACCCTGGGCGGGCAGACGGCCCTCAACACCGCCATCTCCCTGCACGAGAACGGCGTTCTCGAAAAATATGGCGTTGAGCTCATCGGCGCCAATGTCGATGCGATCCAGCGCGGCGAGAATCGTG
The window above is part of the Propionibacterium freudenreichii subsp. freudenreichii genome. Proteins encoded here:
- the carA gene encoding glutamine-hydrolyzing carbamoyl-phosphate synthase small subunit, which codes for MSANDNSAILVLEDGRSFTGRAFGAIGETFGEAVFSTGMSGYQETLTDPSYYRQVVVATAPHIGNTGWNDEDDESSRIWVSGYVVRDPSRMPSNWRSARPLDEELEAQGIVGICDIDTRALTRHLRERGAMRVGISSVDTDVATLLARVQGSPQMAGADLVGYVTTDKPYVVPAVGEKKFTVAAIDLGIKRMTPRRMTQRGMEVHMLPATATWADVVATGADGLFFSNGPGDPSTLTSPVELCRTALAEQMPLFGICLGNQIFGRALGFGTYKLKYGHRGINQPVLDRATNRIDITAHNHGFAVDAPLGVDTTTPFGEVAVSHVCLNDDVVEGLSLTRDGRTRAFSVQYHPEAAAGPHDASYLFDRFADMMAAHRGDDPAINTHVNQSNAGEQN
- the aroB gene encoding 3-dehydroquinate synthase; translation: MSHPTPRPRKQPGVIRQVILVGLPGVGKTTVGHLLARRHGLDFVDVDDFLERQQGMTVAEIFAQQGEQAFRDLEAQATAELLDDAGVIALGGGAVVNPVVRGALAGRCVVWLTASVAQGVERIGQTTHRPLMRGDVSSTLERLRHEREHFYAQVARHRVDTDARPAGEVADQVAALVGLDGEEAPMTVAHFATDRPYDARIRPGALDDLTTHLGGATKVAIFFPEVLGGAAARASDVVRAAGAEPTMIELPEGEQAKTPVVLADCWGRLADAGLTRTDLVIGIGGGATTDLAGFVAATWLRGIRWISVPTTVLAMVDAGIGGKTGADLPQGKNLIGAFWEPSVVLEDTDLLVGLPARQVRSGLAEVIKHGFIADERTLELVSGDPAQAQDVTSGRLAELIARSVQVKARVVSSDLRESTSVGDDVGREQLNYGHTLGHAIEAAEHFTRPHGECVALGMVFAAELAHRVIGLDEATVARHRRVLGSVGLPTSYHGVAWPALHELMMRDKKTRGSVLRFVGLRAQGEPTIIVDPDPQALRGAWQALTATTD
- the aroC gene encoding chorismate synthase — encoded protein: MLRYLTAGESHGRALVSTMDGLPAHVRISTADLQTALARRRLGAGRGARMKFEADEVTMLAGVRHGETLGSPIAVMIGNTEWPKWEQVMSPDQVDPEVLASLARNAKLTRPRPGHVDLAGMQKYDWDEARPVLERASARETAARVVLGEFAKQFLAQGFGITVLSHVVQIGQVRAHVAEPPRMADLAHIDDDPVRCLDREASAAMQAEIEQCRKDGDTLGGVVEVLAWGCPPGLGSMREGDTRLDARLASALMGIQAIKGVEIGDGFDLASVRGSQAHDEIEPGPHGIRRISGRAGGTEGGISTGEVLRARAAMKPIATVPRALRTLDVTTGEATTAHNQRSDVCAVPAAGVVAEAMMALVVAQACLEKFGGDSLSETRRNYLAYLKRLRDRGLGVAESL
- the mltG gene encoding endolytic transglycosylase MltG — translated: MAGPKRAADEDAEDLYLPASRGEEPEPIRSGAATEGPHGPAASGGEQPPLITMTRDYHRTPGSWLKSVIAVLVSLAVIGGGGFLIYHKVTEYQGADYTGAGQSDVTVTVKSGESVSQMGDLLVAEDVVASRNAFMRAAKKEKRTNNIQAGTYKMKTRMPAADVVAVLVDPSNIVNNRFTVPEGLRNTHVLEQVSSATGIALGQLTAASKDPSLPVPSYAQGSSEGFLFPDTYTFEPDFTASQVLTRMVDRFNQVAADENLEKRAAAAGRSPHDVLVVASIIERETSDHKYAPLVAEVIYNRLAQGMRLQSDATVAYANNLEGKVTTTDEERGLNSPYNTYMVDGLPPTPISNPGKAAIDAALAPASGDYLYFVTVNLDTGETKFASDSAGHDQNVKEFQTWCQANSDHCK
- the ruvX gene encoding Holliday junction resolvase RuvX; this encodes MDPDPGPEHTWRPGVRLCLDWGKARIGVAACDRDGLLAYPVETVANGSGTMKRLKALVDEYEPFEIIMGMPTDLRGRQGIAASAMIDNARRVTRALHRDVRLVDERLTTAAATRRLAAAGRDSRHRRSVIDQAAAVAILEQAIEMEKRSGHAPGELVSHETEESQGGGTQAGG
- the nusB gene encoding transcription antitermination factor NusB, producing MSQPDDEIIPLAHGEHPPVPDAVKIASTDFAEAHHSTRTKARKQALDVLFQADLRNEAVHRTMARRTEQGEPALRDFTRQILDGYSEHGHEINEHIDRALTGDWTLERMSRVDRNLARIAVWELDFTTIDLKVAISEAMELANELSNDESVTFLNGLLARIAEERPAIPTAPGAGVPDAGPVEPAGDASAEPADNGAVAEQDSENIGQ
- the efp gene encoding elongation factor P, with translation MTKGCYVATTNDIKNGTVLNLDGQLWQVLWFQHHKPGKGNTVVRTKIKNVLNGKVVDRTFPADTKIEMAQVDRRDMQYLYDDPSGYVFMDTDNYEQLTIPADVIGDDKDYLLEGMIVTVATNEGTPLYIDLPASVELEVTYTEPGLQGDRSTGGNKPATVETGKTVQVPLFITTGEKIKVSTDDGGYLGRVQS